The following are encoded in a window of Phaseolus vulgaris cultivar G19833 chromosome 3, P. vulgaris v2.0, whole genome shotgun sequence genomic DNA:
- the LOC137807173 gene encoding DNA repair protein RAD7-like codes for MTNTNPIPDSNPSSLYGDSDSDLDVLINALFEPNPQFPFFDHLQGSTSDSKESSLKRGLDTADDSSHTVIPLKRGRIDNVIPHRADLHAPVQIQNPIPPPPPLPLSQPPPHAATNGDPHAVEGQRKRPVFDSDFLSRALREAESFFPQNSGDNDFNFDVEPGDFSAPYLSLNDYRRIRNMERFRQIAKESATHYARFTSEETTEERPSSSAAPQGIEDSTSPFSISMKAIKEGAAKKKGRDAWVAKNQKREKRVCVPSLQEQCLKILADNADAMVSLEGVPDELRHKLCKLLCDSRKMNNHFLELLLSGSPTEIRLRDCSWLTAEQFAECFHSCDTGRLEVLQLDQCGRCIPDYALLGPLRQSPWRLPRLVSLSLSGACRLSDKGLHVLVSSAPSLRSINLSQCSLLSSVSVNILAHSLGSLLKELYLDDCLTIDAAQIVPALRKLEHLEVLSLAGIQTVSDEFIGDYITARGHNMKELVLKDCRKLTNASIKVIAEHCPGLCALDLMYLDNLTDLSMGYLTNSCRVLHTLKLCRNQFSDEAIAAFLEIAGESLKELALNNVKKVGHHTALSLASHSKNLHTLDLSWCRKLTDNELGLIVDSCFSLRLLKLFGCSLVTDVFLNGHSNPDIQILGLKMSSLLQNVTVPDACEGPLRYSSVR; via the exons ATGACCAACACCAATCCAATTCCAGATTCTAATCCTTCAAGCCTCTATGGTGATTCCGATTCCGACCTTGACGTCCTCATCAATGCTCTTTTCGAACCTAATCCCCAATTCCCATTTTTCGATCACCTCCAAGGATCCACCTCCGACTCCAAAGAATCATCCCTCAAGAGAGGATTAGACACCGCCGATGATTCTTCTCACACAGTAATTCCCCTCAAACGCGGTCGTATTGACAATGTCATCCCTCACCGCGCTGATCTCCATGCGCCCGTTCAAATTCAAAACCCtattcctcctcctcctcctcttcctctctcccagcctCCGCCACATGCTGCTACCAATGGAGACCCTCACGCTGTGGAAGGGCAGAGGAAGCGCCCGGTGTTTGACTCCGATTTTCTGTCCAGGGCTCTCCGTGAAGCTGAATCGTTCTTTCCGCAGAATTCAGGCGATAACGACTTTAACTTTGACGTAGAACCTGGAGATTTTAGTGCACCTTATCTATCGCTGAATGATTATCGGAGGATTCGGAACATGGAACGTTTCCGACAGATAGCGAAGGAAAGCGCTACTCACTATGCTCGATTCACCTCGGAGGAGACCACAGAAGAAAGACCGTCGTCTTCTGCTGCGCCTCAGGGAATCGAGGATTCCACCTCTCCGTTTTCGATCTCGATGAAGGCGATCAAAGAGGGAGCGGCTAAAAAGAAGGGGCGTGATGCATGGGTTGCGAAGAATCAAAAAAGGGAGAAGAGGGTCTGTGTTCCCTCTTTGCAAGAACAGTGTCTCAAAATTCTTGCGGACAATGCTGATGCCATGGTTTCTCTTGAGGGTGTTCCGGATGAGTTGAGGCACAAGCTTTGCAAACTGCTCTGTGACTCGAGAAAGATGAATAATCACTTCCTTGAGCTTCTACTCAGTGGGTCTCCTACGGAGATTCGCCTGAGGGATTGCTCGTGGTTGACGGCGGAACAGTTCGCCGAATGTTTTCATTCTTGTGACACTGGAAGACTGGAG GTGCTGCAACTTGACCAGTGTGGAAGGTGTATACCTGATTATGCATTATTGGGTCCTCTGAGACAGTCGCCATGGCGGTTGCCGAGACTAGTTAGTCTGTCCCTCAGTGGTGCATGCCGTCTTTCAGACAAGGGGTTGCATGTTCTAGTTTCTTCTGCCCCATCACTAAGATCAATCAATTTAAGCCAGTGCTCCCTTCTCTCGTCTGTCAGTGTCAATATTTTGGCCCATTCGTTGGGATCCCTACTGAAAGAGTTATATCTTGATGATTGCCTAACCATTGATGCTGCACAAATTGTGCCGGCATTGAGGAAACTCGAACATTTAGAAGTGTTATCACTGGCTGGAATTCAAACAGTCTCTGATGAATTTATAGGGGATTACATCACTGCACGTGGTCACAACATGAAGGAGCTTGTTTTAAAGGACTGTAG AAAATTAACCAATGCATCAATAAAAGTCATTGCTGAGCACTGTCCTGGGTTGTGTGCACTCGATCTTATGTATTTGGACAACTTGACGGATTTATCCATGGGATATCTTACAAATAGCTGTCGAGTACTCCATACATTGAAGCTCTGCCGTAATCAATTCAG TGATGAAGCAATTGCTGCATTTTTGGAGATTGCTGGAGAGTCCTTAAAAGAACTTGCACTTAATAATGTTAAGAAG GTTGGGCACCATACAGCCTTATCACTTGCTAGTCATTCGAAAAATTTGCATACTCTAGATCTGTCTTGGTGCAGAAAGTTGACAGACAATGAGTTGGGTTTGATTGTAGATAGCTGCTTCTCACTGAGGTTGCTTAAACTTTTTGGATGCTCACTG GTAACAGATGTTTTTCTCAATGGGCACTCAAACCCAGATATTCAGATCCTTGGATTGAAGATGTCTTCTTTATTGCAAAATGTCACAGTGCCTGATGCCTGTGAAGGTCCTTTGCGTTATTCATCAGTTCGGTAG
- the LOC137807172 gene encoding uncharacterized protein: MESVPNGEEPTSWDELYNINLMPSELFFKFRKELQGIRVGLNMEFYNAPVNEYQAKLVLKPLTPEWKWKIIYEPLHHDVRVLSKKIPITKFLNLQVGIGHNFQMHATGWKWKLTTCLGGDGISRIRNKTSVGLFPGFDLRFGWRADYVLPEITGALGTDEPLFNMHSGRLQASLDRVEAILTHSDNA; the protein is encoded by the exons ATGGAATCGGTGCCAAACGGGGAGGAACCGACTTCGTGGGATGAGTTATACAACATCAATTTGATGCCTTCCGAGTTGTTCTTCAAGTTCCGAAAAGAACTTCAGGGCATTCGAGTTGGTCTTAATATGGAG TTCTACAATGCCCCAGTCAATGAATATCAAGCCAAGCTTGTATTGAAGCCTCTAACACCTGAATGGAAGTGGAAGATAATTTATGAACCCCTTCATCATGATGTTCGTGTTCTCTCAAAAAAGATTCCCATCACCAAATTTCTTAATCTTCAG GTTGGTATAGGACACAATTTTCAAATGCACGCTACTGGTTGGAAATGGAAGCTTACCACTTGTTTGGGTGGAGATGGTATATCTCGAATCCGAAATAAGACATCAGTTGGCTTGTTTCCTGGTTTTGACTTACGTTTTGGATGGAGGGCGGACTATGTTCTTCCTGAAATTACTGG GGCTCTGGGTACTGATGAACCATTGTTCAACATGCACTCGGGACGACTACAAGCCTCACTAGATAGAGTTGAGGCCATCTTAACCCACAGTGATAATGCTTGA
- the LOC137805563 gene encoding uncharacterized protein produces MDLESSSFFVTQEEFNLFHRIDRQLYKILVMILFREPGECMQVHALWLWLERVGFRNVVKRVLALPNILINEVADETVLCLNCINNSSFTAPPSSFENSEIPLLQSLVDKEISLQFLYENRISALQGVAKVMQDVCVRAFTDIMQQAIIRNSNDRVVEAQKVVMKPSSEKENQNQNQNQNQNPLWFGSIGPSNSRVEVPADDRTLFVTFSKGYRVEEWEVREFFTIAYGDCIEALYMQEVQSNEQALFARIVFRIASTIDMILRGAIKAKFTINGKHVWARKFVPKRIATRSMLTTINNFSGETSITRS; encoded by the coding sequence ATGGATTTGGagtcttcttctttcttcgtcaCCCAAGAGGAGTTCAATCTGTTCCACAGAATAGACAGACAACTCTACAAGATCCTTGTGATGATCCTCTTCCGTGAACCAGGTGAGTGCATGCAGGTCCATGCCTTGTGGCTGTGGTTGGAAAGGGTGGGGTTTCGCAACGTGGTGAAGAGGGTATTGGCCTTGCCCAACATCTTGATCAACGAGGTTGCAGACGAAACGGTTTTGTGCCTGAACTGCATTAACAACAGTAGCTTCACAGCACCTCCTTCCTCTTTCGAGAACAGTGAGATCCCCCTTCTCCAGAGTCTAGTGGACAAGGAAATCTCGCTTCAGTTCCTGTATGAAAACCGCATCAGCGCACTCCAAGGCGTGGCCAAAGTGATGCAAGATGTGTGTGTGAGGGCTTTCACTGACATTATGCAGCAAGCCATCATAAGGAACTCCAATGATAGAGTGGTGGAAGCTCAAAAGGTGGTGATGAAACCAAGTTCAGAGAAAGAGAATCAGAATCAGAACCAGAACCAGAACCAGAACCCTTTGTGGTTTGGCTCAATTGGACCATCAAATTCAAGGGTTGAAGTTCCTGCTGATGATAGAACTTTGTTTGTGACATTCTCAAAGGGGTATCGCGTGGAAGAGTGGGAAGTTAGAGAGTTCTTCACCATAGCTTATGGAGATTGTATTGAGGCCCTGTACATGCAGGAAGTGCAGTCAAATGAACAAGCACTCTTTGCTCGAATTGTTTTTCGCATTGCTTCAACCATTGACATGATTCTCAGAGGAGCAATCAAAGCCAAATTCACCATCAATGGGAAGCATGTGTGGGCTCGAAAGTTCGTGCCAAAACGAATTGCTACAAGGAGTATGTTGACGACGATCAACAACTTTTCCGGAGAAACCTCGATCACAAGATCCTAG
- the LOC137807171 gene encoding uncharacterized protein yields the protein MASSKLRKTCSFTNLVLSCLNFSLFILSASSFAPTILLKMPPTSFGLALLMVSGISLLSSFVGFYSQLTHFCFLTHISLLLASLIGQVLSILALFTKEKASMSLLKSPRDPKEAKLLLRLECGALMAMCMLQCVVLVLSCAVQSCWVKNYEELNAEREASARKRSRRIAEVQEESMTNATKMAEMKAKELDDKMKSKYGKWVKTDFEP from the coding sequence ATGGCTTCCTCCAAGCTCAGAAAGACATGTTCCTTCACAAACCTTGTCCTTAGCTGTTTGAATTTCTCTCTCTTTATCCTCTCAGCATCCTCATTTGCACCCACAATTCTCCTCAAGATGCCCCCAACTTCATTTGGGCTGGCTCTCCTCATGGTTTCTGGCATCTCACTTCTCTCATCTTTTGTGGGCTTCTACTCCCAGCTCACACACTTCTGTTTCCTCACCCACATTTCACTTCTACTAGCCTCCTTAATAGGACAAGTGCTGAGTATATTGGCCTTGTTCACAAAAGAGAAAGCAAGCATGTCCCTTCTGAAATCACCAAGGGACCCCAAAGAAGCCAAACTTTTGTTGAGGCTGGAATGTGGGGCCTTGATGGCAATGTGCATGTTGCAGTGTGTGGTGTTGGTGCTGAGTTGTGCAGTGCAAAGTTGTTGGGTGAAGAATTATGAGGAACTGAACGCAGAGAGGGAGGCCTCAGCAAGGAAGAGGAGTAGAAGGATTGCTGAAGTGCAAGAGGAGTCCATGACTAATGCAACCAAGATGGCAGAAATGAAAGCTAAAGAATTGGATGATAAAATGAAAAGCAAGTATGGGAAGTGGGTGAAGACTGATTTTGAACCCTGA
- the LOC137805874 gene encoding GCN5-related N-acetyltransferase 6, chloroplastic-like, whose product MPSISSTIHVPHFHNSGSSKWPRIALSLPMTTDFDFLIPKKKKEVSVQLSTLKPPVSRRETVRFCNFNLGRFQPSPHEMEPHDRFEFGDFIAREAFLDEEYWIAAWLRAENEWEDRTERYHTDTEFAHYRKKIYARKEFAKIKKRCKEPQHGHSYTCIITEMKPEKGKKRIVIRSVVGTLDLNIRYLLLGETFPGELVDAPRFSKVNRTPTSRYGYIANLCVSKPYRRKAIASNMVSFTVEYAKSRGVERLYVHVDANNDPAVALYQKLGFEVVENPLLIKSPYDLLRLQM is encoded by the exons ATGCCTTCTATTTCTTCCACAATTCACGTCCCACACTTCCACAATTCCGGTTCTTCCAAATGGCCAAGAATCGCGCTTTCTCTTCCCAt GACTACGGATTTTGATTTCTTGATCcccaagaagaagaaggaagtttcGGTGCAACTTTCAACTCTAAAGCCACCTGTCTCCCGACGGGAAACTGTGAGGTTCTGCAATTTCAACCTTGGGCGCTTCCAGCCTTCGCCTCATGAAATGGAACCCCATGACAGATTTGAGTTTGGCGATTTCATTGCACGAGAGGCCTTTCTTGACGAAGAGTATTGG ATAGCAGCGTGGCTAAGGGCAGAAAATGAGTGGGAAGATCGAACAGAACGCTATCACACTGACACCGA aTTTGCCCATTACAGAAAGAAGATCTATGCTAGAAAG GAGTTTGCTAAGATAAAGAAGCGGTGCAAGGAGCCACAACACGGCCACAGCTACACATGCATCATCACG GAGATGAAACCGGAGAAAGGTAAAAAACGCATAGTAATAAGAAGTGTTGTAGGAACCCTTGATCTGAATATCCGATATTTGCTGCTAGGGGAGACCTTTCCTGGG GAACTGGTTGATGCTCCACGTTTTTCTAAAGTCAACCGAACACCAACAAGCAGATATGGTTATATTGCAAACTTATGTGTTTCCAAACCATATCGCCGCAAGGCTATTGCAAGCAACATGGTGTCTTTTACTGTGGAATATGCAAAATCTAGAG GTGTGGAACGTCTTTATGTGCATGTGGACGCAAACAATGACCCTGCAGTGGCATTGTACCAAAAGTTGGGGTTTGAG GTAGTTGAAAACCCCTTGTTGATAAAAAGTCCTTATGACTTGCTTCGCTTACAGATGTAA